Below is a genomic region from Thermoanaerobaculia bacterium.
AACGGGGATCGAGCGGCAGGTAGGCGCCGCCGGACTTCAGCACGCCGAGGACCGCCGCCACGAGCCACGGAGAGCGCTCCATCAGGAGCGCGACCGGAACGTCGGCGGAGACGCCTTCGGCACGGAGACGGTGGGCGATGCGATTCGCCCGCGCGTCGAGCTCCGAGAACGAGAGGACGGCGCCTTCCCCCACGACCGCCTCGGCGTCGGGGGTCCGGTCGACGGCGCGCTCGATCAGGCGATGGGCCGGATCGTTCTCCGGATAGGGCCGGGACGTCCGGTTCCACTCGACGACCGCGGTCCGCCTCTCCTCGGGGGAAAGCACGTCGACGTCTCCGACCGCGGCCTCGGGAGCCGACACGAGGCGCTCGAGAAGCGCGGCGAAGCGGCCGAGGAGCCGTTCCATCGCGGGACGCGCGTACCGCGCCGCGTCCCACGAGAGCCGCGCGGCGACGCGCGGGTTCACGTCGATCCGCAGAACGATCGGAGGACGTTCCGAAGCGGATGACGCTTCCGGCGTCGAGGCGAACTCCCGGTGCTCGAGCCGGGACTCGACGACGGCGTCCCTCTGCCACCCGGCCCACCGTTGGAGATCGTCGAGGCGAGCCGGCGGCGCCAGCCGCAGCCGGTCACGGTCCTTCTGGATTCCGGCGAGCCAGCGGCCCACCGTTTCGGCTTCGGGAACGCGGACCCGGCGGAGCACCGGGCCTCGCGGCCCCCGGCGCGAGCGCTCCCCGATCCCGGAAGAGGCTCCGTCGGTCGCCCAGAAAACGACGTCCCCCGCGTCGGCGTGCCGCGAGAGCAGGAGCGCCCACGCGCCCTGCGCGAGGGTCGGAATCGAGATCGCGGATTCCGCGGCGAAGATGGCGAGCGCGCGGGAGACGGCCGGCGACGACACGCTTTCGCAGGCGTCCCGTCCCTCGCCGGGAGCCTCCGGGCGGGGCAGAGAAAACGCGGGCGGCTCTCCGACGCCGGCGAGGTGGGTCCGCCAGAAGTCCTCCGCGCGCATCGGCTCCGCGGCGGGCGAAATGGGGCGTTCGAATTCGGAGGAGGAGCGCATCGTCGACATCGCGGATCAGGCGGAGATCTCCGTCATGCCCACCGACGTAGCAGGGAGCGTGCCGGCCGCGGCGGCGAGCTCCGCGATCGTCGGATGCTCGAAGAGGAGCCGCGGCGGGATCGCGTATCCCGATTGCGCGGCGCGCGCGGCGATCTGGAAGACGAGGAGAGAGTTTCCGCCGAGGTCGAAGAGATTGTCGTGGATCCCC
It encodes:
- a CDS encoding phosphopantetheine-binding protein, with the translated sequence GIHDNLFDLGGNSLLVFQIAARAAQSGYAIPPRLLFEHPTIAELAAAAGTLPATSVGMTEISA